From Streptosporangium album, the proteins below share one genomic window:
- a CDS encoding class I SAM-dependent methyltransferase, with translation MTGQNSTITSEYVFDNDGSHSTDQHRYLAELLDPLTSERLGQTGVTDGWNCLEVGAGGGSVALWLAERVAPTGRVLATDIKPGLIPIRPGLTVARHDIVNDPLPSGTFDLIHARLVLSHLPERQRVLERLHAALRPGGWLQIDEVDISNWSPLVTPDRRGRELYETYTAAMARVLGSAGSDPTWGGSVAQAMSEAGLVDIDPACRIEVWGPGSAGIGLLTSNSLHLEEHFLRAGMTRPQLADVRAVMADPVFRAASFAVHSVLARRPGAG, from the coding sequence GTGACCGGGCAGAACTCCACGATCACGTCCGAGTATGTCTTCGACAACGACGGGTCCCACTCCACGGACCAGCACCGCTACCTGGCCGAACTCCTCGATCCGCTGACGTCCGAACGGCTCGGGCAGACCGGCGTCACCGACGGCTGGAACTGCCTGGAGGTCGGAGCCGGGGGCGGCAGCGTGGCCCTGTGGCTGGCCGAGCGGGTGGCGCCGACCGGTCGCGTGCTGGCCACCGACATCAAACCCGGCCTCATTCCCATCCGGCCCGGACTCACCGTGGCCAGGCACGACATCGTGAACGACCCGTTGCCTTCGGGCACGTTCGACCTGATCCACGCGCGACTCGTGCTGAGCCATCTGCCAGAGCGGCAGCGGGTGCTGGAGCGTCTGCACGCCGCGCTGCGGCCGGGGGGCTGGCTCCAGATCGACGAGGTCGACATCAGCAACTGGTCGCCGCTGGTCACCCCCGACCGGCGGGGGCGTGAGCTGTACGAGACCTATACCGCGGCCATGGCCCGGGTGCTGGGCTCCGCCGGCAGCGACCCGACCTGGGGTGGCTCCGTCGCCCAGGCGATGAGCGAGGCGGGCCTGGTCGACATCGACCCGGCGTGCCGGATCGAGGTGTGGGGTCCGGGATCGGCCGGGATCGGCCTGCTCACCAGCAACAGCCTCCATCTGGAGGAGCACTTCCTGCGGGCGGGCATGACCCGGCCCCAACTCGCGGATGTCCGGGCGGTCATGGCGGACCCGGTGTTCAGAGCCGCCTCGTTCGCCGTCCACTCGGTCCTCGCCCGCAGGCCCGGAGCGGGCTGA